A segment of the Symmachiella macrocystis genome:
CCGCTAGCAATTGTTCGATCAGTTTGATGCCCAAGCCCTCGATATCCATCGCTGCCCGCGAGGCGAAGAACCGTAAGGTTTCGCGCAATTGCGCGGGGCAATCGGGGTTGGGGCAACGGACGTAGACACCTCCCTCGTCTTGCACCGCCGGTGTCTCGCAAACAGGGCAATTCTTGGGGAATGGGAATTCCTCTTCGGTCCCATCGCGACGGTCTTCCTCGACACGGACGACGTGCGGAATGATCTTGCCCGCTTTTTCGACCACAACCCAGTCGCCGATACGAACACCCAACCGTTCGACTTCGTCCCGATTGTGCAAACTGGCTCGCGAGACGGTCGTCAGATCGATTTCCACCGGTTTGAGATGCGCTACGGGTGTCAGCGCGCCGGTCTTGCCGACTTGCACGTCGATGCTTTCAATCTGCGTGACCGCTTCGTACTTCTCCCACTTGTAAGCCAAAATCCAGCGCGGGCTTTTGCTGGTCCGCCCCAATTCCTCCTGGACTTCCCGGTCGTTGACCTTGAGCACAATGCCGTCGACTTCAAAATCCAACGAGTGTAAGTTCTCAATGAATGTTTCACATTGGGTCAGCGCCACATCGAGGAACGGGCATAGCGTGACGCCGGGAGTGGTGGGAATGCCCCAATTGCGGATGGCGGTGAGGAACTCCATCTGCGTGGGGAATTCAACGCCTTCCACATACCCCGCTCCATGAGCAAAAAACCGCAGCTTGCGTTGGATGGCGATCTTGGGATCGAGCAACTTCAGCGCGCCGGCGGCGGAATTGCGGGGATTGATGAAGACTTGCTCACCGGCTTGGGCCTGCGCGGCTTTGATGTGCGCGAAGTCGGGATTACTGATGAAGACCTCGCCACGCACCTCGAGCACGGGGGGAGGATTGTCTCCCCGCAGCCGCAGCGGGACGCCTCGTAAAATGCGGGCATTGTGCGTGATGTCATCCCCCTGCCGCCCATCGCCACGGGTGACACCTTGCACCAACAGACCATTTTCGTAAATCAGCGAAATGGCCACACCGTCGATTTTGTACTCCGCTACATAGGCCAAATCGTCGTCACTGCCGAGCAGTTTTTTGAGGCGCGTGTCGAAATCGCGCACAGCGTCGACATCATAGACATTGTCGATCGACAACATCGGCTCTCGATGCTCGACCGTGTTGAACCCGGCAATCGGTTCGCCGCCCACCTTGTGCGAAGGGCTGTCGGGCGTGTCGAATTCGGGGTGTTGTTGTTCGAGCGTTTCGAGTTGCTTGAGCAGTTTGTCGAATTCGCGGTCCGGAATTTCCGGGCGTGCCTCGACATAATACAAGTAGCTATGCCGCCGCAATTCGTCGCGGAGCTTTTCGATTTGCTTTTGAACTTTGGCAGACATGGCGGGCAGCGCTATGGGAGAAGGGGTTGACCGGAAGGGCGAGACTTCCGCCGGGCCGCTAGAGAGGAAACCGTTTGGGTAGCGCGCGGCTCAGCGGGAGCTTCGCCCTCCCGCCCAGCGAAATTGCGCGGTGTTCAATCGGTGCATTTGTTCATGATCGGCACCATGCAGAGAAATTTCATCGGAGCATCGCCCGTATTGCGAAACTGGTGCACCTCGTCAGAGACGACGTAGATGCAGTCGCCGGCAGCGATCGAATGTTCGGTCTCCCCTTCGTAGACTCGTCCGTTGCCTTCGAGCACATAGACTTCATGTTCGTAGGGATGATTGTGCTTGGGGGTTTCGCCTCCCGGTTCGAGTTCGAACATTCGCATGGCGAAATTGGGAGCTCCATCGTCTTCGCCGATCAACCACCGCACCTTGGCGCCGACGGCCCCTTCCATCTCGACCGGGGTTTGTGTGATCGCTT
Coding sequences within it:
- the ligA gene encoding NAD-dependent DNA ligase LigA, whose protein sequence is MSAKVQKQIEKLRDELRRHSYLYYVEARPEIPDREFDKLLKQLETLEQQHPEFDTPDSPSHKVGGEPIAGFNTVEHREPMLSIDNVYDVDAVRDFDTRLKKLLGSDDDLAYVAEYKIDGVAISLIYENGLLVQGVTRGDGRQGDDITHNARILRGVPLRLRGDNPPPVLEVRGEVFISNPDFAHIKAAQAQAGEQVFINPRNSAAGALKLLDPKIAIQRKLRFFAHGAGYVEGVEFPTQMEFLTAIRNWGIPTTPGVTLCPFLDVALTQCETFIENLHSLDFEVDGIVLKVNDREVQEELGRTSKSPRWILAYKWEKYEAVTQIESIDVQVGKTGALTPVAHLKPVEIDLTTVSRASLHNRDEVERLGVRIGDWVVVEKAGKIIPHVVRVEEDRRDGTEEEFPFPKNCPVCETPAVQDEGGVYVRCPNPDCPAQLRETLRFFASRAAMDIEGLGIKLIEQLLAAKLLTSLTDVYRLSDRREELLALERMGEKSVDNLLAAIEGSKTQPLWRLLTGLNIRHVGTNTSQVLMRRFGTLDEIMQQTEEQLAEVDEIGPVIAAAVSQFFHSEVGRCIVEELRGFGLNFGEPVEAQETVEGDLVFDGKTIVVTGTLTKFTRDEIKELIRNHGGKAAGSVSKKTDYVVAGEKAGSKLDKATSLGVPVLTEDEFLAMVK
- a CDS encoding cupin domain-containing protein: MKVRNHEAITQTPVEMEGAVGAKVRWLIGEDDGAPNFAMRMFELEPGGETPKHNHPYEHEVYVLEGNGRVYEGETEHSIAAGDCIYVVSDEVHQFRNTGDAPMKFLCMVPIMNKCTD